In Phoenix dactylifera cultivar Barhee BC4 chromosome 11, palm_55x_up_171113_PBpolish2nd_filt_p, whole genome shotgun sequence, the following are encoded in one genomic region:
- the LOC103710511 gene encoding photosystem I reaction center subunit psaK, chloroplastic yields MASKLATPPTVMTSLPHFSGLKAQPSMVMLPPTRQRGKGALGARCGFIGSPTNIIMVTTTTLMLFAGRFGLAPSANRKATAGLKLEVRESGLQTGDPAGFTLADTLACGTVGHIMGVGIVLGLKNLGII; encoded by the exons ATGGCTTCCAAGCTCGCCACTCCACCCACAGTCATGACTTCTCTCCCACACTTCAGTGGCCTCAAGGCCCAACCATCCATG GTGATGCTGCCACCGACCAGGCAACGGGGAAAAGGAGCTTTGGGTGCTCGCTGTGGCTtcattggctcaccaacaaacatt ATAATGGTGACCACCACAACCTTGATGCTGTTCGCCGGGAGGTTTGGATTGGCACCATCGGCTAACAGGAAGGCGACGGCAGGGCTGAAGCTCGAGGTGCGTGAATCCGGGCTGCAGACCGGCGATCCGGCCGGATTCACCTTGGCTGATACCTTGGCATGTGGGACAGTAGGCCACATAATGGGCGTTGGAATCGTCCTGGGTCTCAAGAACCTGGGCATCATATAA